One genomic segment of Sminthopsis crassicaudata isolate SCR6 chromosome 2, ASM4859323v1, whole genome shotgun sequence includes these proteins:
- the RPL7A gene encoding large ribosomal subunit protein eL8, whose protein sequence is MPKGKKAKGKKVAPAPAVVKKQEAKKVVNPLFEKRPKNFGIGQDIQPKRDLTRFVKWPRYIRLQRQRSILYKRLKVPPAINQFTQALDRQTATQLLKLAHKYRPETKQEKKQRLLARAEQKAAGKGDVPTKRPPVLRAGVNTVTTLVENKKAQLVVIAHDVDPIELVVFLPALCRKMGVPYCIIKGKARLGRLVHRKTCTSIAFTQVNPEDKGALAKLVEAIKTNYNDRYDEIRRHWGGNVLGPKSVARIAKLEKAKAKELATKLG, encoded by the exons ATG ccaaaagGGAAGAAGGCCAAGGGGAAGAAGGTGGCTCCGGCCCCTGCTGTTGTAAAGAAGCAAGAGGCCAAGAAAGTGGTCAATCCTTTGTTTGAGAAACGGCCCAAAAACTTTGGCATTG gtcAGGACATCCAGCCCAAAAGGGACCTTACTCGATTTGTCAAATGGCCTCGCTACATCAGACTTCAGCGTCAAAGGTCTATCCTGTACAAACGTTTGAAAGTTCCACCAGCAATTAACCAGTTTACCCAGGCTTTAGATCGTCagacag CTACTCAACTGCTTAAACTAGCTCACAAATACAGACCTGagacaaaacaagaaaagaaacaaaggctgCTGGCTAGGGCTGAACAAAAAGCTGCAGGCAAAGGAGATGTCCCCACTAAGAGACCACCTGTCCTCAGAGCAG GTGTTAACACTGTTACTACCCTGGTAGAAAACAAGAAAGCACAGTTGGTAGTGATTGCACATGATGTGGACCCCATTGAG CTGGTGGTCTTCCTACCTGCTTTGTGCAGGAAAATGGGGGTTCCTTACTGTATTATCAAAGGTAAAGCCAGACTGGGTCGCTTAGTTCACCGAAAGACTTGCACGAGCATTGCCTTCACACAGGTTAACCC TGAAGATAAAGGAGCCCTAGCTAAGCTGGTAGAAGCCATCAAAACCAATTACAATGACAGATATGATGAG ATCCGTCGTCACTGGGGTGGCAATGTCCTTGGTCCAAAATCAGTGGCTCGTATTGCCAAGCTGGAAAAGgcaaaagctaaggaacttgcAACCAAATTGGGTTAA
- the SURF1 gene encoding surfeit locus protein 1, whose product MAARLMFLRVVGLKRVPQRRVPEAPDLIGPFRSSFLGASSLGRWLPEAVWNSSRCSISTTAAPAKSEEDLFYKWFLFLIPVTAFGLGTWQVQRRKWKLKLIAELESRITAEPIPLPADPMELKDLEYRPVKVRGHFDHSKELYILPRTMVDPARESWDSGRMSSTLESGANVVTPFHCTDLGITILVNRGYVPRKRINPDTRQKGQIEDEIDLIGMVRLTETRKPFVPENKPEKNRWHYRDLEAMAKVTGAEPIFIDANFKSTVPGGPIGGQTRITLRNEHMQYIITWYGLSAATSYMWFKKFVRLQ is encoded by the exons ATGGCCGCCAGGCTGATGTTCCTCCGAGTAGTTGGTCTGAAGAGGGTCCCGCAGCGGCGGGTTCCCGAGGCGCCG GACCTGATCGGCCCTTTCCGAAGTAGCTTCCTCGGTGCCTCCAGCCTGGGCCGGTGGCTCCCAG AGGCTGTTTGGAATTCAAGCAGATGCAGTATCTCTACAACAGCAGCTCCTGCTAAGTCAGAGGAAGATTTGTTTTACAAGTGGTTCCTATTCCTTATTCCTGTGACTGCCTTTGGCCTGGGAACATGGCAG GTCCAGCGTCGAAAGTGGAAGCTGAAATTAATTGCAGAGCTAGAATCAAGAATTACAGCTGAGCCTATCCCTCTTCCTGCAGA TCCAATGGAGCTGAAGGACTTGGAGTATAGACCAGTGAAGGTCAGGGGGCATTTTGACCACTCCAAGGAACTCTACATTTTGCCTCGAACCATGGTGGACCCTGCACGAGAGTCCTGGGATTCAGGACGAATGTCCTCCACGTTGGAAAGTGGTGCCAATGTTGTTACTCCTTTCCATTGTACTGATTTGGG GATCACAATCCTAGTGAATAGAGGATATGTTCCCAGGAAAAGAATAAATCCAGACACTCGGCAAAAAGGCCAG attgaGGATGAAATTGATCTCATCGGGATGGTGAGATTAACAGAAACCCGGAAGCCTTTTGTTCCTGAAAACAAGCCAGAGAAGAACAGATGGCATTACCGTGACCTGGAGGCTATGGCAAAAGTCACAGGCGCGGAGCCTATATTCATTGATGCCAACTTCA AAAGCACAGTTCCTGGAGGGCCCATTGGTGGACAAACAAGAATAACATTGAGGAATGAACACATGCAATACATCATTACTTG GTATGGACTGTCTGCAGCAACATCATATATGTGGTTTAAGAAGTTTGTTCGATTGCAGTAA
- the SURF2 gene encoding surfeit locus protein 2, protein MAGTDSAVPPEVQEFLLDHPGLQLCPGGTKVRCKLTGHELPSRLSDLQAYTSGKKYQRLIRTAQTFDYEDFEPHIMPSTKNPHQMFCKLTLRHINRLPEHILRHVQGRRYQKALHKYEECQKQGVEYIPACLLQKKRRQKDLIDGDQHSRKKEDFWKPDSSDEEDQSDDSMTDLYPPELFTEKNSGENGDGSRNHLTDIEDNTQPSRENGINSRGEEMEVDRPMCRKRTKKSVSMKLKNHHQNPKRFKRGTETK, encoded by the exons ATGGCCGGTACCGACTCTGCAGTGCCGCCGGAGGTGCAGGAATTCCTCCTGGATCACCCGGGGCTGCAGTTGTGCCCTGGCGGGACCAAG GTAAGGTGCAAATTGACAGGCCATGAATTGCCCAGCCGACTTTCCGACCTCCAGGCCTACACCAGCGGTAAGAAGTATCAGCGGCTGATTCGCACCGCCCAGACCTTTGACTATGAAGATTTTGAGCCGCACATCATGCCCAGCACCAAGAATCC GCACCAAATGTTCTGCAAACTCACTCTTCGGCATATCAACCGGCTTCCAGAGCACATCCTACGTCATGTTCAAGGCAGGCGCTACCAAAAGGCTCTGCACAAAT ATGAAGAATGTCAGAAGCAGGGTGTAGAGTATATTCCTGCCtgcttgctgcaaaagaaaaggagacaaaaagacTTGATTGATGGTGACCAGCACTCCCGAAAAAAGGAGGATTTCTGGAAGCCCGATTCCAGTGATGAAGAAGACCAGAGTGATGACAGCATGACTGACTTATACCCAC CTGAGCTGTTCACCGAAAAGAACTCAGGTGAAAATGGAGATGGCTCAAGGAACCACTTGACAGACATTGAAGATAATACACAACCTTCAAGAGAGAATGGCATTAACAgtagaggagaggagatggaggTGGACAGGCCAATGTGCAGGAAGAGAACAAAG AAGTCGGTTTCGATGAAGTTGAAGAATCACCACCAAAACCCCAAGCGCTTCAAAAGaggaacagaaacaaaataa
- the SURF4 gene encoding surfeit locus protein 4 isoform X1 produces MGQNDLMGTAEDVADQFLRVTKQYLPHVARLCLISTFLEDGIRMWFQWSEQRDYIDATWNCGYILASIFVFLNLLGQLTGCILVLSRNFVQYACFGLFGIIALQTIAYSILWDLKFLMRNLALGGGLLLLLAESRSEGKSMFAGVPTMRESSPKQYMQLGGRVLLVLMFMTLLHFDASFFSILQNIVGTALIILVAIGFKTKLAALTLVIWLFGINVYFNAFWTVPVYKPMHDFLKYDFFQTMSVIGGLLLVVALGPGGVSMDEKKKEW; encoded by the exons TTTCTTCGAGTCACAAAGCAGTACCTTCCTCATGTGGCACGCCTGTGTCTTATTAGCACCTTCCTGGAAGATGGCATTCGAATGTGGTTCCAGTGGAGTGAACAGAGAGATTATATTGATGCAACCTGGAATTGTGGCTACATCCTCGCCTCTATCTTCGTGTTCTTAAATTTGCTTGGGCAGTTGA CTGGCTGTATCTTGGTATTGAGCAGAAACTTTGTACAATATGCCTGTTTTGGACTCTTTGGAATTATAGCATTACAG ACAATTGCATACAGCATTTTATGGGATCTCAAATTTTTGATGAG AAATCTGGCCTTAGGAGGAGGATTGTTGCTGCTCTTGGCTGAGTCCCGTTCTGAAGGGAAAAGCATGTTTGCAGGGGTCCCAACCATGCGAGAGAGCTCACCCAAACAGTACATGCAGCTTGGTGGGAGGGTATTGCTGGTCCTGATGTTCATGACGCTTCTTCACTTTGATGCCAGCTTCTTTTCT ATTCTTCAGAACATCGTGGGCACAGCTTTGATCATTTTAGTAGCTATTGGTTTCAAAACCAAGCTAGCTGCGTTGACTCTGGTCATCTGGTTGTTTGGCATCAATGTCTATTTCAATGCTTTCTGGACCGTCCCAGTCTATAAACCCATGCATGACTTCCTCAAGTATGACTTCTTCCAAACCATGTCAGTGATTGGAGGCTTGCTTCTCGTGGTTGCCTTGGGCCCTGGTGGTGTGTCCATGGATGAGAAGAAGAAGGAATGGTAA
- the SURF4 gene encoding surfeit locus protein 4 isoform X2, with the protein MWFQWSEQRDYIDATWNCGYILASIFVFLNLLGQLTGCILVLSRNFVQYACFGLFGIIALQTIAYSILWDLKFLMRNLALGGGLLLLLAESRSEGKSMFAGVPTMRESSPKQYMQLGGRVLLVLMFMTLLHFDASFFSILQNIVGTALIILVAIGFKTKLAALTLVIWLFGINVYFNAFWTVPVYKPMHDFLKYDFFQTMSVIGGLLLVVALGPGGVSMDEKKKEW; encoded by the exons ATGTGGTTCCAGTGGAGTGAACAGAGAGATTATATTGATGCAACCTGGAATTGTGGCTACATCCTCGCCTCTATCTTCGTGTTCTTAAATTTGCTTGGGCAGTTGA CTGGCTGTATCTTGGTATTGAGCAGAAACTTTGTACAATATGCCTGTTTTGGACTCTTTGGAATTATAGCATTACAG ACAATTGCATACAGCATTTTATGGGATCTCAAATTTTTGATGAG AAATCTGGCCTTAGGAGGAGGATTGTTGCTGCTCTTGGCTGAGTCCCGTTCTGAAGGGAAAAGCATGTTTGCAGGGGTCCCAACCATGCGAGAGAGCTCACCCAAACAGTACATGCAGCTTGGTGGGAGGGTATTGCTGGTCCTGATGTTCATGACGCTTCTTCACTTTGATGCCAGCTTCTTTTCT ATTCTTCAGAACATCGTGGGCACAGCTTTGATCATTTTAGTAGCTATTGGTTTCAAAACCAAGCTAGCTGCGTTGACTCTGGTCATCTGGTTGTTTGGCATCAATGTCTATTTCAATGCTTTCTGGACCGTCCCAGTCTATAAACCCATGCATGACTTCCTCAAGTATGACTTCTTCCAAACCATGTCAGTGATTGGAGGCTTGCTTCTCGTGGTTGCCTTGGGCCCTGGTGGTGTGTCCATGGATGAGAAGAAGAAGGAATGGTAA